The genomic stretch ACAAAAATAACCGCATTCGAAAGTCCTGCTTCAGTTCTATTCGAATTTAAATCGACGTAGCCGACATTCATTATCTGGTTTTCAACATTTTTAACCAACGAAGAGGCAATGGGTAAAACAAAGGCAAAACCATTTTCATAAACACCTCCGATATTTTTAATTATAAAATCGGCTTCAAGCGTAGATATCATATTCTGTGCATCGGCAATTGTATTAAACTTGTAATCAACAACCAAATCATTAAAATCGTAATCGCCTTTACTTGGCCACAAATCTTCGAACGCAACCACACCGTTTTCTCCTTCAGCCGGAGCATAGTTGTTAAACGATTTGTTTGGATCATAAGGAAAATCGTCCAATTCATCATTAATTCCATCTCCATCCGAATCGTTTGCTGCTTTTAGAGAAACTACATTATCGCGTTGCACTGCATCAACCGGATTTGCGGTAGCATAAAATACCAGGTCGTTAAAATCCTGATCGCAGCCCGAATTATCGCGTTGAATATCTTCGAAACCAAATAAAAAGGTTTCACGCGATTTATCCCAAAGCATTACCATGTGCGTTTTCAAGGTAGGATTTGTTTCAATATTTAAACTGGGCTGCGAATAATAAACACCACGCCTGTTGGTCACCACATTGGAAGCAAAACCATCGGCAACTAAAAACCAGGCGACCACGGTTCCTGCGCTAAAGCGGCCCAGTTTTACTTTATCACCCGAACGTAATCCTCCTCCCGAGCCAACAAATGAAGCATTGGGAAAAACAATATTTAAAGCAGAAATGTCTTCCACCGATTGGGGTTCTTCACCAACTTTATAGGTATAGTAACCAAGTGCATTTTTGTAACCGGCGCCTTCGGCAACAAAAGTTACCCACACATCGGCTGTTTTTGTTAGAACTATATTCGTTTCAGTTCCGCTTGCAATGTATTCCGGATTTACAACCGGAACCTTCTTATTTTCCGGTAACGATGCATTTACATCATCCAGCAAATTTTGCTGAATTACGTCGGGAGTAACCAGGTAGCTGGGCACCCCACTTGAATTATAGGTTCCCATGTATGTAAATCCGCTCGCACTGGCCGATTTTAAGGAACCAGGTGAATAAACCTCGGCTGATTTATCGCTTTCGGTATAAAAAGTTCGGTAATCAAAAACAGCTTTACCATCAATAATCGCAACGGCAACTCTATCTATTAATCCCAGGTATCCCGAATTAACAACAAGTGAATCGGTATAAGCCGGAACAGTGTAGGTTGATTGGAAATTACCGTTTGCATCAAAAGTTGCTTTGGCAATTTTTAAACTATCCACATCTTTAGTATAGGCCACCAACGAAAAAACAGCCGAATTTAAATATTCCGGCACGGTTAAACTTACTTCTACATCTTTTGAAGTTGCATAACTGAATTCGTCAGGCACCATTGCTTTTTCAATATTTAACTCGCTTTCAATAGCAGGATCATTGTTCGAAATATCGTTTAGGCAACTTTGAGCCGTTAAAACCACCGCTGTTGCAAGTATTAAACGTACTACTCTTATACCTCTCTTCACGCTGGTTATTTGGCAATCCTGAACATCAATAATCTTCAGTTTGGGGTTCAATCGTATTTGTTTCATAATTGAAATTTTTGTGTGTCCATATCTTCTTTGTTTTCTGGCAGCTAGCAAAATGCTTACGAATTCCAGTCGTTGGACAGCTGTTTTGTTTACTGACAGAAAAAGCTAAAAAGCCAAATGTAAATCTAGACGATCAAAAGAGCATCTCCTAGTTCGTAACTCTTATTTCGATATTCAAAAAGCCTCATTTTTTAATCAGAAAAATGGAATTCTTAAACCACTTATGTGCATAAAAAGACTTCTGGGAAAGTTTTGTTATTTATAGGTTGACAATTAATAATCCCCATTCAAGATGAGAGATAGAAAAATTTCGTGCTTCATTGAAAATAGTCCTAATGAAATCCACAACATTATTTTGAATACGAAAAGCAAAGTCTCCACATTATTAATCTGATTACTAAAATTAAGGACCGCCCAATCTTCAAATTCAATTCAATTCATTTCATTTCTTTCACTATTTTTATCGAATGTCAACAAAAAAACGCATCCTAAGTATATTATTCTGGTCAGTAGTTTCGGCGGCATTTATTGGACCCGGAACAATAACCACGGCAGCAAAATCGGGAGCAGCTTTTGGCACCGAGTTACTTTGGGCCCTGTTATTCTCTACCTTTGCATGTTTTCTTTTGCAGGAAGCAGCCGCCCGTTTAACCATCGTTTCAGGGAAAAACCTGGGACAAGCCATAGTTTCACAGTTCGAAAAAAGTAAATCACGGCTTTTGGTTTTGCTACTGGTTTTAGGGGCTATTGTTTTGGGTGCCGCAGCCTACGAGATGGGAAATTTACTGGGTGCAGTTGCCGGATTTCGTTTGATTTTCCAGATTCCGGCCTACATTCTGGTCTTATTTATTGGAGCATTGGCTGCTGTAATTTTAAACATTCCATCTTTAAAAATTATTTCAACCATAATGGGTTTTGTGGTGGTTTTAATGGGGCTTGGATTTCTCATCGCCGCATTTTTAATACAACCTTCCTTCTCTGAAATCTTAAAAGGAGCTTTTATTCCGCAAATTCCCACAAGCCCGCAAGCCGGCATTTTGGTTTTGGGGCTTATCGGAACCACAATTGTTCCCTACAATTTATTTCTGGGCTCGGGAATTTCAAACAAAAACCAAACGACAAAAGAAATGCGTTTCGGACTTTCCATTGCCATTCTGCTGGGAGGAGTATTTTCCATGGCAGTTTTGGTGGTTGGCACATCGGTTCTGGCAGAGTTTTCTTTCGAAGAATTAGCCCGGATGCTTCAACAGAAAATTGGCCCGGCCGGAAAATACCTGCTGGGATTTGGATTATTTGCAGCCGGATTTACATCGGCTGTTACCGCACCTCTGGCTGCAGCCATTACTTTAAAAAGTTTGTTCGGAAATAAAAATCCTGAAAAATGGGAAACCAACTCGTTTAATTTTAAGTTGGGCTGGATTGTGGTTTTGCTCATCGGCATTGGTTTTGCCATCGGAAATGTAAAACCAATTCCGGCAATTATTTTGGCACAGGCATTAAACGGATTTCTGCTCCCTTTCGTTAGCATCTTTCTGTTTATGGTAATCAATAATCCTAAAATCACAGGAAATCAAAGTAATCCACTTTTATTGAATATTTTAATGATTGTGGTAATTTTTACAACCCTAATTTTGGGATTAAACAGTGCAACAAAAGCTATTTATTCGGTGTTTGCACCAAATACATCGCCGGTCAATACAATCATTATCAGCATTACTATTGTCTCGCTTTTAATCTCAACCGGGGTGTGGATGAAAGGAACGAAAAAAACTATTCCGCCAGCCCAAAAAAGAGAGGAGTAAGAATGTACAAAATCTAAAAAAATGAATCAAAAATATTTCCGGCTTTTTGTTGATACCGGCGGCACTTTTACCGATTGCATCGGGGTGGACGAAACCGGGAAACAATACCGGCAAAAAGTTTTAAGCAGCAGCAGTTTACGAAGTACCGTTAAAACGGTAATTTCTGAAAATGAATTTACAATTTCGGAGGCCTGGAACCTGCAACAAAACATTCTGAACGATTTTTCCTTTCGGCTGTTAAATGCAGAATATACCGATTTAAAAATCAAAAATTTTGATCCCGTTTCCCGCACGATTGAGTTAAATCAAGCAGTAGTAAACAATTCCTGGGAAGGGCAAAATTTTGAAATAACTTCGAATGAAGAAGCACCGGTTTTAGGCGCACGACTGATCACAGAAACCGGATTACACGATACTTTTCCCGACCTGCAATTAAAGCTGGGATCGACAAAAGGCACAAATGCACTACTCGAAAACAAAGGTGCAAAAACACTGTTTGTCGTTACCAAAGGATTTGCCGATTTGTTGAAAATTGGCAACCAGAGCCGCCCCGATATTTTTGCGTTGAATGTTATAAAACCCAAACAAATTACCCATAAAATTATTGAAGTCGATGAGCGGATTGATGCCAAAGGAAAGATTCTGCAAGAATTAAATTCGGATCATTTTTTAAGTCAGATTCAGGAAATCGACCAAAATGAAATTGAGTCGGTGGCTGTTACTTTAATGAATTCCTACATTAATCCTGTTCATGAAAAACAGATTGCTCGGATTCTGAAAGATGCCGGATTTCAGTTTATTTCTACATCAACAGAGCTTTCACCTTTAATAAAAATAGTAAACCGCGCCGAAACCACAGTCGTCAATTCTTACCTCTCGCCCATTATTTACAACTATGTAAATCGCATTTCAAAACGTATCGGAAAACAATCGTTCCAGATTATGACAAGTGCCGGAGGTTTGGTGTCGGCGAATAAGTTTCATCCCAAAGACAGTTTATTAAGTGGCCCGGCGGGTGGTGTTGTCGGGGCAAAAAAAATTGGGCAGCAAAGCGGATTCACCCAACTTATTACCTTCGATATGGGAGGAACGAGTACCGATGTTTCGCGAATCGATGGTGAGTTTGATTACCGGTTTGAGGTTCAGGTTGGCGATGCAAAAATAAATAGTCCGGCCATTGCCATTGAAACAGTGGCTGCCGGCGGTGGCTCTATTTGTGGTTTCGATGGCTACAAACTTTTTGTCGGTCCCGAAAGTGCCGGAGCAAATCCCGGCCCGGCTTGTTATGGTGCGGGTGGGCCGCTCACCATTACCGATGTAAATCTTTTGCTCAACCGACTCGACACAAGCCAGTTTGGTATTCCTGTTTTTAAAGAAGCAGCCCAAAACAGGTTAAACCAACTGATAAAAAAGATTGAAGAAACCACAGAAAAAAAACACACTGCCGAAACTGTATTAAGGGGATTTATTGATATTGCCAATGAAATTATGGCCGGTGCTATCCGAAAAATTTCCATTTCGAAAGGTTACGATCCTAAAAACTTTGCACTGGTGACTTTTGGTGGAGCCGGCGGGTTACACGCCTGCGACATTGCTGAAATCCTGGGTATTCAAACCATACTTTTACCCGAAGATGCCGGACTACTAAGCGCCTATGGAATTGGCAACGCTGCCATCGAACGGTTTGCCGAAAAACAGGTTCTGCAGAATATAAATACGGTTAAAAACCAACTTTCGGTTTGGCTTAGCGAAATTGAAAACGAAGCCACTCAAAAGTTAACCAGTGAGGGATTTCAAACTGAAAAAATTCACATTCGTCAGCAAATGGTTTTTCTTCGTTTTAAAGGCCAGGATTCCAGTCTTGAAATCAGTTTTTCAGATCCCCGGCAATTGGTTGTTGATTTTCATGAAGCATACCAAAAACTATACGGGCACAAAGTTACCAATCGCGAAATTGAGGTGGAAGCTGTGCGTGTAATTGCAACTGTTGATACTGCCAATTCAAAAAAATCGAATCTATATGTTCAAAAATACACGCCAAAACCTGAGACAGAAACGACGCACAACATTCCGCTTTATATTCGTAATAAATTAAACCCGGGGGCCTGTTTTGAGGGGCCTGCATTATTCCCTGACAACTTTTCGACAACCTTTATAAAAAAGGGCTGGAAATTTAAAATGGATAATTCGGGCACAGCCATTTTAACTTGCGATTTGGAAAAAACCGAAGTTACCCAAACGCAAACCCGCGAAACCGAGCTGGAGCTTTTTACCAACCGTTTTATGGCTGTTGCCGAAAATATGGGAGCCTTGCTGCAACGCACTTCTCTATCGGTAAATATTAAGGAGCGTCTCGATTTTTCATGTGCACTACTCGATGCCGAAGGCCGGCTGGTTGCTAACGCCCCTCACATTCCGGTGCATTTGGGCGGGCTGGGTGTTTGTGTACAAACGCTGTTAAAACATTATCGCTTTGAGGAGGGAGACTCACTGGTAACCAACCATCCTAAATATGGCGGTTCGCACCTGCCCGACGTAACTGTTGTTACCCCGGTATTTTATAAAAACGAACGGGTGGGTTTTGTGGTAAACCGTGCTCATCATTCCGAAATTGGCGGCATCAGCCCGGGATCGATGCCGCCAAATGCAAAAAACCTGGATGAAGAGGGCGTGTGCATTTCACCCTTTTACCTGGTAAAAAATGGCCGCCCCAACTGGGATGGAATGCGAGCCATTCTTATAAACGCCAATTATCCTACCCGGTCGGTTGAAGAAAATCTGGCCGATTTAAATGCAGCTTTGGCAGCCAATAAAAATGGAGTGGAGGCTTTGCTTGGGTTAATAACAAATCATGGAAAAGAAACAGTTCAAAAATACCTTGACTTGCTGCGCGAACATGCCTCATCAAAAATGAGGGCAACACTCAATAAGTTTCAGAATGGAACGTATTCTGCCACCGAATTTCTGGACGATGGTTCTCCGCTAAAAGTAAATATCGAACTGAATAACGGCAACTGTAGGATTGATTTTACCGGAAGTGCACCGGTGCACAATGGCAATATGAATGCCACCGAAGCCATTGTAAAAAGTGTAAGTATTTATGTTTTACGCCTGTTATTAAACGAGCCAATCCCGCTTAACGACGGTTTGCTTGAGCCCGTAAATTTTATTCTTCCAACCAGCCTGCTTAATCCCGATTTTAGCGATGATCCTGCTTTTTGTCCTGCGGTTGTTGGAGGAAATGTTGAAATCAGTCAACGCCTGACCGACACTTTGCTAAAAGCCTTTGGAGTTGTTGCAGCCAGCCAGGGTACCATGAACAACACCCTGTTTGGCAACGATAATTTTGGCTATTACGAAACCATTTGTGGGGGTTGCGGAGCCGGAGATGGTTTTAACGGAGCCAGTGCTGTTCATCATCACATGACTAATACCCGAATCACCGATCCTGAAATTCTGGAGTTTCGTTACCCGGTTCGTCTGGAAGAATTCAGCATTCGAAAAAACTCGGGAGGAAAAGGAAAATGGACAGGTGGCGATGGCATTAAACGGATAATTAAGTTTCTCGAGCCGGTAAATCTTTCTGTATTGTCACAGCGCCGGAACTCGGGCCCATACGGACTAGATGGCGGAAAGAGCGGCAAAGCCGGTAATCAGAAAATTATTCGAAAAAACGGAGAGGAATTTACACTTGATTCCATCCAAAATGTAAATATCGAAAAAGGCGAAACATTTGTTATTGAAACACCCGGCGGCGGAGGTTTTGGAGAGGCATAAGCAGCGGCTGTTTGCGAATGGAGATAAAAATTGGATTGGTATTGCCTACTTTACATAAATCAGTACCTTTAGAAAAAAAATTACCTTCACTATGACACGCTTTCTTCTTTCAGGCCTGTTTCTTTTTTTGACATTGAGCCTTGTTGCCCAGGAAAACTCATTCATCACAATTGGTGTTGGGTACCCATTTATTACGGGAGCCAAAGTATCTGACAATGCACACTACGATTACAACATTAACAGCGGCAATTATAACTTGTTTCTGGAGAAAGAACTCAAATTGCTAAAAAAAACACCGCAGATCCTGCTTACTCCGGGCTTGGCTTTCACAGGAATAAAGGAAACATACAAACTTGAAGCTTTAGGCGGAGGTGGCGATGGCGACTTTCAACATCGTGCATTCAGCACCTATTTAAAAGTGATTTATGAAATCGACCGCCAGCCCTATGTTGTAACAGACTATTATTTTGGAGTACATGCCGGCTGCTACATAAACTCTAAAACAACCGGTTCAACATCTTCGTGGCAACTTAATCCCGATGGTGGAAAATATACAAACAGCGAAGAAATTGACAAAAGCGGCAACGATTTTTTTCATTTAAACTACTTCGGAATTATAGCAGGAATCAGACCACTGGGAGATGCCGAAAACTTTTTAAAACCCACTATTGAACTTGCCTTTTATCCTTCGTTTGCAACCCTCAACTCGTATTACAATAACCTTGATGAAAAGAAAAGTATGTTTCAAATCTCCATTGGTATAGTTGTGGGCAAGAAACCGAAGACCAACTAAATAAAATATTCCTGTTTGCCATTTTAAGTCATTCTGATATCTTTACCCACTAATTAAGTGAAAAATCAGACCTATGGAGACACCTTTTCTGGCGCTTATCATTCTATTTATTATCACCCCGCTTATTGTAATTTACTTAGAAGGTCGTTTTTCGATTTTGAAAAAAATAGGTGCCGTGTTAATCTGTTATGGTGTAGGTTTGATAATTGGGAATATGGATATTTTGCCAGAAGGTGCAGAAACCTATCAAAACCTTCTTACTGAAATTACCATACCACTCTCACTTCCATTAATTCTTTTTTCAGTTGATGTAAAAGCCTGGATTAAAATGGCGCGTTCGGCTTTTATGGCCTTTCTCACCGGATTGGTTTCGGTACTGATTGTTATTATTGCCGGATATTTCATTTTTTACGGCAGCATCGAAAACATTTGGCAGGTTTCGGGAATGTTGGTTGGCGTTTACACCGGCGGAACCCCCAATATGGCAGCCATGAAAACTGCACTTGATGTTTCGCAGGAATTGTACATTATGACCCACACCTACGACATGACTTTGGGTGCCATTTATCTTGTTTTTATTTTGTCGGTGGGGCAAAAAGTATTTCTCTGGTTTTTGCCTGCTTATAAACCACTTAAAATCCAGAATTCCACCGACCAGATTAATACCGAAGAAGAATTTGAATCGTATGATGGAATGCTAAAAAAACAAACCTTACTTCCATTGCTGGTTGCGCTGGGTTTATCGGTTACCATTTTAGGAGTAAGTTATGCAATTAGTTTACTGGTACCGAAAGAATATTCTACCGCTGTTATCATTCTGCTAATAACCTCTTTCGGAATTGGCTTATCCTTTGTCCCCAGAATCAAAGCCATAAAAAAAACATTCCAGCTGGGTATGTACCTCATCCTTATTTTTAGTTTAACGGTAGCCTCAATGGCCGATATAAGTAAATTATCAGACATTTCGTTTTCACTGTTTTATTACGTTGCTTTGGCAGTTTACGGTTCGCACATTATTCATATCATTCTGGCACGTATTTTTAAAATCGATGCCGACACAGTAATTATCTCGACAAGTGCACTTATTTGTTCGCCACCTTTTGTACCTGTTGTTGCCGGAGCATTAAAAAACAAAGAAATTATTTTAACCGGTTTGGTGGTTGGAATTGCAGGTTATGCCATCGGAAATTATCTGGGTGTTTTAATCGCATATCTTTTAAAAGCAATGCCCGTTTAAATTTTTCTGTTTAACCAAATATTGCAAAATTGTATACGTAAAAAACACCACGATTCTGAAATCAAATACTCATTTTAGAACTCTTTATATTTCTAAGAATGCATTCATTTATACTTTAGATTAACATAATTTCATATTTTCCAAATTTTAAAATTGCAATACTACTTTGTTAATTATCACTGCACAATGCCCTTTAATTATCGTTAGGTTTTAAAAAAACGTTCTGCCAAACAACTCAATACTCCTATCATCATAACTAAAATATGAAAGCATTAAAGAGTTAATTACAAAGAAGATTAGAATTATCTACTCTCTAATTCTCAACCACATATAGTATTGCGGAATTTGATGCTAATAAGCATTTTACATAAAAGTGAAAAAATTAAAAAACTTATCTTTCGGTACAATTTTATACTAAAACAAATTGACAACAAACAGTACATTTGCTGTTTTTTATAAACACTCAACATAGTTCTGATATAAAATCAGCAAATTGCCTAGTCTCTCTCAGGTCTTTTTCCCCCCACAAATGCGGCACGTGAACCCGCAAAATCAGCACTCATCAAATACTAAATTTCATCATTAATATTTAAAATAGCATAAGTAAACATTTGCTAAAATCGGGACAAAAAAAGATCAAATGTTTACAGAGGGAAGAGCATTAAAATGTCCACAAAACATTCTTACAGGGAATTGTTTTAGCGATGCCTTCTCCAGTCAACTAAATTAACATATGATGAAAAAAACACACAATAGACGCCAACTGACGTATGCATTCTCCGAACAAAAATTTCCGACCATGATATCAAGTAATTTTCATTTTCCAAAATCTGGAAAATCACATTTCAACACGAAGCTTTTCGTAAGTCTTTTTGTTATTCTTTTTGCGTTTGCAACACAATTAAATGCCCAGCAGGCATTTATTACAAACAAAGGAGAAAGTACGATTTGCGAAGGAGAGTCAACAACAATACAAGTTATTATAGGTGCAAGTATTGGGCCGTACACAATCGTTTATTCCGACGGAACCGATGATTTCACGGTATCCAATTATACGAGTAATGCCAACCCGGAAAGTCCTTTATATGGAGGTGCGGCAATATCTGTTTCGCCAACAACAACTACAAATTACGAACTAATTAGTGTAAAGGATGCAAATAATTTCTCCTTACCCATTAGTTCTGCGCAAGCTACTGTTTCGGTAAATCCGCTTGTTGCAAATTTAAGTTTAACAGTGAATTCGGGTAATCCGGTTTGTTACAATACCGATTTTGTAGTTAGCTACACCGCTACTTACGATAGTATTGTAGAATTATGGGATGCCGGAAATACTTCAAAAATTGGCGATCTGCCACAAACAATTTCAATAACCGAAAATACAAATTATAAAATACGCGCATACAGTCCAGGCGGATGTTTGATTACCGAAAATTTGGCCG from uncultured Draconibacterium sp. encodes the following:
- a CDS encoding LruC domain-containing protein — its product is MKQIRLNPKLKIIDVQDCQITSVKRGIRVVRLILATAVVLTAQSCLNDISNNDPAIESELNIEKAMVPDEFSYATSKDVEVSLTVPEYLNSAVFSLVAYTKDVDSLKIAKATFDANGNFQSTYTVPAYTDSLVVNSGYLGLIDRVAVAIIDGKAVFDYRTFYTESDKSAEVYSPGSLKSASASGFTYMGTYNSSGVPSYLVTPDVIQQNLLDDVNASLPENKKVPVVNPEYIASGTETNIVLTKTADVWVTFVAEGAGYKNALGYYTYKVGEEPQSVEDISALNIVFPNASFVGSGGGLRSGDKVKLGRFSAGTVVAWFLVADGFASNVVTNRRGVYYSQPSLNIETNPTLKTHMVMLWDKSRETFLFGFEDIQRDNSGCDQDFNDLVFYATANPVDAVQRDNVVSLKAANDSDGDGINDELDDFPYDPNKSFNNYAPAEGENGVVAFEDLWPSKGDYDFNDLVVDYKFNTIADAQNMISTLEADFIIKNIGGVYENGFAFVLPIASSLVKNVENQIMNVGYVDLNSNRTEAGLSNAVIFVTENAIHMEGDTIHIVVNFTQSVNKSVLGSPPYNPFIVVDGNRSKEVHLPDLAPTSKGIQFLGTKDDYSDASVGRYFKTDRNLPWALNIYASFNAPPEKVSIDVVYPKFVPWANSGGTTNLDWYKN
- a CDS encoding Nramp family divalent metal transporter, which encodes MSTKKRILSILFWSVVSAAFIGPGTITTAAKSGAAFGTELLWALLFSTFACFLLQEAAARLTIVSGKNLGQAIVSQFEKSKSRLLVLLLVLGAIVLGAAAYEMGNLLGAVAGFRLIFQIPAYILVLFIGALAAVILNIPSLKIISTIMGFVVVLMGLGFLIAAFLIQPSFSEILKGAFIPQIPTSPQAGILVLGLIGTTIVPYNLFLGSGISNKNQTTKEMRFGLSIAILLGGVFSMAVLVVGTSVLAEFSFEELARMLQQKIGPAGKYLLGFGLFAAGFTSAVTAPLAAAITLKSLFGNKNPEKWETNSFNFKLGWIVVLLIGIGFAIGNVKPIPAIILAQALNGFLLPFVSIFLFMVINNPKITGNQSNPLLLNILMIVVIFTTLILGLNSATKAIYSVFAPNTSPVNTIIISITIVSLLISTGVWMKGTKKTIPPAQKREE
- a CDS encoding hydantoinase B/oxoprolinase family protein; this encodes MNQKYFRLFVDTGGTFTDCIGVDETGKQYRQKVLSSSSLRSTVKTVISENEFTISEAWNLQQNILNDFSFRLLNAEYTDLKIKNFDPVSRTIELNQAVVNNSWEGQNFEITSNEEAPVLGARLITETGLHDTFPDLQLKLGSTKGTNALLENKGAKTLFVVTKGFADLLKIGNQSRPDIFALNVIKPKQITHKIIEVDERIDAKGKILQELNSDHFLSQIQEIDQNEIESVAVTLMNSYINPVHEKQIARILKDAGFQFISTSTELSPLIKIVNRAETTVVNSYLSPIIYNYVNRISKRIGKQSFQIMTSAGGLVSANKFHPKDSLLSGPAGGVVGAKKIGQQSGFTQLITFDMGGTSTDVSRIDGEFDYRFEVQVGDAKINSPAIAIETVAAGGGSICGFDGYKLFVGPESAGANPGPACYGAGGPLTITDVNLLLNRLDTSQFGIPVFKEAAQNRLNQLIKKIEETTEKKHTAETVLRGFIDIANEIMAGAIRKISISKGYDPKNFALVTFGGAGGLHACDIAEILGIQTILLPEDAGLLSAYGIGNAAIERFAEKQVLQNINTVKNQLSVWLSEIENEATQKLTSEGFQTEKIHIRQQMVFLRFKGQDSSLEISFSDPRQLVVDFHEAYQKLYGHKVTNREIEVEAVRVIATVDTANSKKSNLYVQKYTPKPETETTHNIPLYIRNKLNPGACFEGPALFPDNFSTTFIKKGWKFKMDNSGTAILTCDLEKTEVTQTQTRETELELFTNRFMAVAENMGALLQRTSLSVNIKERLDFSCALLDAEGRLVANAPHIPVHLGGLGVCVQTLLKHYRFEEGDSLVTNHPKYGGSHLPDVTVVTPVFYKNERVGFVVNRAHHSEIGGISPGSMPPNAKNLDEEGVCISPFYLVKNGRPNWDGMRAILINANYPTRSVEENLADLNAALAANKNGVEALLGLITNHGKETVQKYLDLLREHASSKMRATLNKFQNGTYSATEFLDDGSPLKVNIELNNGNCRIDFTGSAPVHNGNMNATEAIVKSVSIYVLRLLLNEPIPLNDGLLEPVNFILPTSLLNPDFSDDPAFCPAVVGGNVEISQRLTDTLLKAFGVVAASQGTMNNTLFGNDNFGYYETICGGCGAGDGFNGASAVHHHMTNTRITDPEILEFRYPVRLEEFSIRKNSGGKGKWTGGDGIKRIIKFLEPVNLSVLSQRRNSGPYGLDGGKSGKAGNQKIIRKNGEEFTLDSIQNVNIEKGETFVIETPGGGGFGEA
- a CDS encoding DUF819 family protein, whose protein sequence is METPFLALIILFIITPLIVIYLEGRFSILKKIGAVLICYGVGLIIGNMDILPEGAETYQNLLTEITIPLSLPLILFSVDVKAWIKMARSAFMAFLTGLVSVLIVIIAGYFIFYGSIENIWQVSGMLVGVYTGGTPNMAAMKTALDVSQELYIMTHTYDMTLGAIYLVFILSVGQKVFLWFLPAYKPLKIQNSTDQINTEEEFESYDGMLKKQTLLPLLVALGLSVTILGVSYAISLLVPKEYSTAVIILLITSFGIGLSFVPRIKAIKKTFQLGMYLILIFSLTVASMADISKLSDISFSLFYYVALAVYGSHIIHIILARIFKIDADTVIISTSALICSPPFVPVVAGALKNKEIILTGLVVGIAGYAIGNYLGVLIAYLLKAMPV